AGTTAAATGACTTTTTTGTAACGTTTCTATTAGAAGAACcgaattatattaattattttattattaaattgattgatttagtatatttatatttaacataattaatattttgaaaggaatcaacttttttatttaacagagttaatattttaattttttttataattttacaaatttaaactcttttttttataatttggctTTATtgcattcattttaatattaatttgaaagaaattaatttaattcaaccgTTAAAAAGCCCTCATGGATCACCAGTGGGCTCCAATGTGAGGTGTTTGGCAGCACACCAGTGAGCATAAAGCTCCGGTAGACTGATTTAGAAGTCCAAAAACagggtaattattattttacttctctaattcttcttttattatttattttatttaatacacatgtcataattttaatatgtcattatttaatataatttaatttttaatatttttaatatttttatttataatttaacataaatacagttaattaattgtattatttgatttaaatataatttataaaatattttatacattttaatttaatatcatcaatagtcgttttatatttttatttcacggCTAACGTTGTGTTTGCCCACCACTagtttttatcaatttgattatcattatttaaactttagtcaatttgtatttttttagatgaaattttgattaaacaattaaaattttaatgacacTTATGTGACGGCCTGTTTAATAATCGATGTGTTTAAACAAAACTTTTTTCCCTCTTTATAGccttttaatttaactttcttGTTTTGAAGTTACAAATACAAACAATACACATTTGAATCTCTAATCAAAGACCAACGACACAAAAGCAcaatcaaatcaataataaaaatatatctgaATATAATCTAGAATAAACATAGATAAAATGTACGCATggtaaacaaaattaaaatctcgatttacaaaatccaaacataaaatttacaagttaTCACAATTTCAACCTCTgccattttaacttttaaatgttAATGTATTTCAACTTTAACCTAATGTTTTTAAAACCAAAGGGTGGTTCAATCGATTAAACtgttatttattaatctaatcTATTTGTTCGGTTCAAttgattaaagtattaaaaatattaaaaacaaaaaaaatcaattcaatcgATCCAACTAACAATTCCAATCAGTCTAAACTTTTCTTACGATTCAATCCTCAATCAATTTCAATCATCAATCTATATGGTCATGTAAATAAAATGTTTcacttgaaattgaaaataataaatttcaaaatatttaaataatataaaattaaattaatcaatttgataataaaacaattaatttaatccaatcCCTCACAAACTTGGCCAATACTTCTTCAATCGTATCGtcgaaacaattttaaaaatttttaacgtCAATGCCTTAATGAATGTGAAATAGATACTCTGAGGAGGATGTTGGCATTTCGTACTCTGCCTGTCATTCGTGAATCGTGACAATGGGCTcacttttcataaatattcaaataaacaatacaataaataatatctattattattaaatggttaaaaccctaaaataaataacCATTTTTTCCATTCCATCGTTCTATataaattaacttttacaaatttttttacttgtacCCAGTAAAcgacaatattttaattattaccgaatcaataattaaatcattaaattttttattctaacagaaatttaataattaatttaaaatttaaaattcataaaatcttCTACAacttaatttgcaaaataataattaacgttaaaagcaaaatatttgaatCAGACTAAACCAACCAATCAGAACAAAAATTGACAAAACACCAACCTTCAGAAAAATAATATCGAACCAATTGAAATGTAATGTAAATCATTACATCACgaaccatttttaaataaatttttaataattagcTTAGCCGATTCATCCACCTTCCGGTtttaaaacactaattaaaatctaaattactgGTCTAcctaaacaaaatattaatgtttaaaatacttcttttaatatttataatatgataaaataaattgatgcaAAAATCATAAATTGTAATGTACGTAGCATCTAAGATGATtattattttccccaaaaaagatgattaatattcttttgataATTTACTTTTATGATTAAGATTAGAGAGAACCAAAGTTCCAATTGTCATGTTTTGCTACTTCATTGCATTGCTAATAGAGGTTTTTTTCCTAAagcataaaattaatatatttttaaaaaatccctttataattttttatacccATGCATTTCCTTTAAAGGGTTCCATCAGCTGCATTTGAACTGCCATTTCCACCTCTCCTGCTAGCAGTTGTGTTCTTCACTATCTGCatccacatttaaaatatttaatatttaaacaaaatatttcaatttcacaaacattttaactatttaaaatttaacgtctaaaaatgataaaaataccaTGAAAATTCTTATACTAAAAGCCAAATTACATTTTCCCTTAtttatgttagatcaaagaattatttgatatttttaataaaaacttcgTTCATTTCTATTGTCAAAAATTAATCATTGCATATTAACATGATATACTATCTGAATTTTTCGTCAACCATACCGAAcgttaactataaaaatagattaaatttgtattaaaagcAATCAATTTGCTTTTTATCTACTTTATAaggattaatttacttatttttaagtagaaaaataaaattcaattgaaCTCCTAATACTACTCTATAGTAATTTTACCGTTTAGCCCTTCTTCCTAACTTACCTAACTCCTGACACTGCATCTGCAATATGCTATTCCTATTTACTTTAGGAAATttctaaaaaggaaaaactcTTGAACTTTCCATAAGCTTAAAATTGGGTAAGAAATCCTATAATTTTATAAgaacattacaatattcatcgTATTTTTGAGAAAATCCTTAACTATATTCTATTTCAAGTAATGGATTTTAAGGTTGAAAACACTGTATATTTGTGTTCGAAATGTAATTTTCAACTTCAAGGTCCCGACAAAGAATACTAAATATCCCAAATGCTTCCAATTAGAATGATAATTATGAGGTGAAAGTGATGTTACGTGGTGGTGATGATGATCATGTTACGTTGATGTATGGAtggatttaaagagaaaaaaagatgataaaaaattaatttacttgtcGAAGCATCTGATTCTCATTGTGCAACGTGGATAGCCTCTCTTCTAGTTCAGAGTTCTTCTTCTCCAAGTCTCTAACTCTGGTTTCCAGTTCATTCAAGTACGCCTTTTTCCTTTCCCTTGCTTGTTGCGCTGATACTCTGTTCCTCAACAACCtattttcaaaacaataaaatgtatattgTTAATTTACCATAATGCCACTACCAAGGGTAAAACGGTAATTCCCAGATATAGTTTTACCTCTTTAAGCGCTTGTTTTCTTTATCCGCTGGGCTTCTCCCTCTCTTTCTCTGACCGCCTTCACCCGATGGTTGAGGCCGGTCCGGTCGGGTCAGTGAACAGGGTTCGCGACCGGCGGCCGGAGCTGCTGATGCTTCGCCTCCTATCTCAGGCACTCTCCGGATCTCTTCATCACTTTCCATAcctttgaaacaaaaaaaagaaaaagaaaaacaaatatacaGATCAAATTTTCAGTGCAATCAATGAAAATGCGGTTGATCTGGATCGattttctcgagaaaataaaaagaaaaatacacaAAAAAGGCTAAAAGTTTTACAAATACCATTTTCTACTAACGAATTGCCGGGTGATGAGTTTAGTAACTCTTTTTTcataataaagaacaaaaaaacgAACCATATAAATCATTTTCtcatgaaattttgaaatttaaacgtCGTTTTATAGCTTAAAAAAATGGGTAACCTTCTTTGACTTCAACTTGAAGAGCAGAGCTTGAAGATCTTTCACTGCTTGAAGGTAAGGAACTAGCTGCTATTGAACTCGTTCCTTGTTCTTGCATTTCTTCgttatagaaaaaataaaataaaatttaaaaaaaatccgaGAGATTTTTTGGGGAAATGGGAAGAAAAGCGGGATATCTATTAATGTTAATGGAACAAAAATTAGAAAGTGTTTGCAGTGTTGCAGAAAGAATTTTAGCCGTTGGATTTGTTATGAATCTAAGGGATGTTAGTGAATGAACGTGGAGTTATGGTAGCCATGAGGAGTGTCGTTAATCAAAGGCTAAGGGAAGATAAACGTGGAGGAATGATATCCGTTTGATTTGGAATTGATCGTACGGTTGGGTGGGAACTGAGAGGATGGGATGCAATGAATTGGGACCACGTTGTGCTGGCTGACTTctgcaaatatattttttgttacaaTATGAGTCGAGACTCGAGTCCCGTTTTTTTCGTATCTTttggatttagtttttttacttttggaataagtatataaaatattttattaaatttatatttattacaatattattcttttattacatatattctaaatgaatatgtttaacattaaaatattatacttgcgaatttaacaacaacaaaaataatatttgtgtataatttgattaaaatatccttttatttaagaAGAACAATATAAACCAATAATAAATCTGACTTGAGCCTAttacacaaatattttaaagttataaatttaatattttaaccaatatttcttttaatttttataaatatatttttacataattatttttgaccCTCAGTGTACCATAATTTAATCGTATATATTactgaattatttttataataaaaatttcacgTACAATTTTGGAATGatgtacataaaataaattaaaatacgatACAATAGgattaaaactaatataagttgataattatattaatattaaaaatataaatatcttcaatcaaaatatataaatatctgaATTATTGAtccaataaatatatatatatatatatatatatatatggtcaCGTGCACGAACGTGTTTTTTGCACTGTAAGATTtttattacaataaaaatatatataaaaataacctaCGTTGTCCAAAAGGGCAAggattattaaatataataaaaatagggttttatttttaaaataagtaaattaatttttaatattttgatactcaaaattaaattttccattGAATGTCCTAAAACTCAATATTATCTGCATTTTTCTGAATATATATGTGCCcaagaaaaatacatttaatattcatatagaaatatatgcaattttatcatATGAAACCCCCAAaatatcttttgttttcttttattattattataaaatttgtgtgATGATTTAATATGTCTAAATAATGAAGCCAGCTGCTGCAAAACCCATGATAGTTAATTGTTAGCTACAAAATTATGTATTCATCCCTATTCTAACTTTGGTAAGaaattttggggtttagttgaaatttaatgaattttttatcgAGTTTAATTTAGTACAAAGATCAATTTGCTCGAGTTTGCTGGATTAAACTCATTTACCTAAAAACTTTTTCCTATAATCAacgaatttttaatattaattatttttaaaagttaagtgAGAAAGAATTGAACCATATGCCAATGAagtaatacatatataatgcataattaaaatttatatttaagattaatgtaattttttacccttaaatttgaaattagattCATTTTGATACCTCAACTTTTTTTGAGGGTTCACTTCGATACATATGTCTTTTTGTTCACTTTGGTACCTGAACTTAACAACTAGGTCTATTTTGATCCATAAACttagaaaaatgtaaaagtttaatgaTGCGATGTTGAAAGATCATGCTATGTCActacctaaaaataaaaaattttaaacttttcaaatgatAACTAATACAATCTCAGAGTGACATCACGTCGAAGCTTAACAGAATTCAAGTTTGAGAATCAAAACAGAATTAGTTGTTAAATTCAGATATCATAATGGACAAGAACATATAAGTATCAGAGTGGAACAAGTTGTcaaatttaatgactaaaattgATATTAACCCTTATCTATATTGAATTAAGATTTTCATTTATGttagataataattaaatttagatttatattaaaaaataaattaacaaaaaagagaaagttaaaagaaaaatattacgTCGATGCATCGAGTGATAAAgagtttaatatattattgagTAAAATATCgaattcaaatatcataattGAAAAAAACAACTCTGACGCCATTTATAAGTTCTATCCggttcaatttcaaatttaactaaagttTGTACCCTTAAACCTTGAAATCAACCAAAAAGTGATTGAAATAAacttcctttaaaaattatagcaATGGAAAAGCCATTTTTCACACCCCAAACCCTAAAAAGATTTGGATTCTTTTCTCATTGCTTGGATTTTTGCTTTTAATAAATCCAAACCCAttaaaattttccccaaaaaagtaggaaattttacccattttatacaattttaaagtctaaatgaatgaattattttGGGTAGAAACTTGCACGTGATATTTGGGCAATGCCATTAATGGCTATGACTTGTATAGGGAGaacattatatgttaaatttgcAATTAGTTAGTTGAAACCTAAGATCCATTAGTTCACATGTAGTAATTAATATCGTATAAACGTGATATACGTAATAAATCAACACCACGTCGCGTTTTAAACACAGTAAAGTTATAACAGTTTTTACAAGCACTAAACTGAATAATTaacaaccaaatcaattcaaactaaTTACACCAACTAACCAAAACAAATCCGAAAGAGAAATCgcatatttacatgtttaacACACGcatcatatttatatttgtgttttgataatttatatcGTATTTATATTAGCACCATTAAtacgaaaaaaattataacacgTTTCATGCATATATGAATTGCCAATATACCACTTAAAAAAAGAACTAAACACGATAAACTTGCAATTACGACAAACACGAAATGAAAATGTGACTAATTTATGTCACTCAGACTCAGGTGTGAGGGCTAGATTTAggtttttctaagttttttgtTGTGTCTCGGACATAAtatacttcaagaaaaatgaagagtacgAATGACTTAAACTATAACCCCCTAATTTAAATCTCCGCTCTTGAATGGAACTGTAGAGTTCTAGTTGGAAACGACGACATTAAGCTGAAACCGGGTTATCTAAGTTAGCAGAATGAGGTTAGATAAAGCAGATTTGGGAAACAAAATAGATTCGAATAATGAATATCTAAAGATTCGGTCAAAGTGTCATAAAAGCTCCTGTACtaagagttagattgcattttgcacatctattaaaaaaattggatcaaagagcaaattaatcatttctataaaataattcatttatttatactgttaaaaactgacgTGCCACGTGTACATCATATTGGTGTACAAAGATCAGCTTTTAACCGTAGGAACGGATGAAATTTTATCAGGACTAGCTCGCTTTTTGATCTAACCTACCAGaattattttacctatttttggAGTagagggcaaaatgcaatctgactcggcttctatgatacttttaccctaAAGATTCCTATCCGAATCCACAACAAATAATAAACCTTACATCACCACAGTAAAAGAACGCATTGAATAGTGTCGGTTACCCAATTTTTTACTATACATTGTCATCCCTAAACAGTAAACATCATTTTCCTGTTCAAATAGATTTGAGGAAACATAGGCTTTTCAGGAAATAAAGATTATTTACATTTCCGAGAAGCAGCGCACATGTAATGTAACCGCATTGTTCTAGATGCTGAACGTGCGGCTTGTTTCAATCCGAAAAAACTGTTTCAGAACCATACCTTCGATATGGCTGGCGATGCTCAGGAACTCCATCCTCGTTGCGCTTATCCTCGAACCATTTTACGACTCTTTTTCGGGGCAAATTTGTTACTTGCACGATGCTGCTAATCATTGTGTTCTGCATTGTTCATGGAGAGCATTTGATATGTGAGATCATGCTCCCACAAAACAAACTTTAAGGTCGAAAAGAGCAAAGAAAATACAGCATTTCTTCCCAGCATGATAAGCATATCGAAACAAACTAGGAAACCTGAGGCTTGACCGAACAGGCAGCATATATAGATATAGAAATAAGCATCATAGTATATGGATTACTCAAATGCTATGTTGCTCTGATTATTCATATTTGGACACCGGGTAATAGGGGTACAATCAGTTTACAAAAAAACTCAGAAAAATTGAGCTTGTATCCAATACTCAACCCCGAGTCAGAATTGTATTAGTTTTCTGATAATTCCCCACAGTTCGAAAGTACCCTAAATATAAACTTCTGAAATCAATTCCAATCCTCGAATAATATTAGCCCGAAACCACTCTATATTACTTCCAATAACTGCTCAGAGGCTCAAACACTCACCGACATTGACATGTACAATGATCAATTCAAGAACATAGATAAAGTGGTagtaatataaatgaattttcttCAATTGGACTT
The Gossypium raimondii isolate GPD5lz chromosome 8, ASM2569854v1, whole genome shotgun sequence DNA segment above includes these coding regions:
- the LOC105792837 gene encoding transcription factor HY5, encoding MQEQGTSSIAASSLPSSSERSSSSALQVEVKEGMESDEEIRRVPEIGGEASAAPAAGREPCSLTRPDRPQPSGEGGQRKRGRSPADKENKRLKRLLRNRVSAQQARERKKAYLNELETRVRDLEKKNSELEERLSTLHNENQMLRQIVKNTTASRRGGNGSSNAADGTL